In a single window of the Niabella ginsenosidivorans genome:
- a CDS encoding ferredoxin reductase domain-containing protein: protein MFYPDRQKEKRCFLAAGSGITPCYSLIRTLLGAPQAKIILLYSNRSEKDTIFYHALKQLQENNKDRLNIHFMFSNRLEVPERQLRRQISSYYGAL from the coding sequence TTGTTTTACCCTGACAGACAGAAAGAAAAACGTTGTTTTCTTGCTGCCGGCAGCGGCATTACGCCCTGCTATTCATTGATCAGGACCCTCCTGGGTGCCCCGCAGGCAAAGATCATTCTGCTTTACAGCAACCGGTCAGAAAAGGATACGATCTTTTATCATGCGCTGAAGCAACTGCAGGAAAATAATAAAGACCGGCTGAACATTCATTTTATGTTCAGTAACCGGCTGGAAGTACCGGAACGCCAACTGAGGCGGCAAATCAGTTCGTATTATGGTGCCTTATAG
- a CDS encoding 2Fe-2S iron-sulfur cluster-binding protein: protein MVPYSCVSGRCGSCRGYLYKGKHMDGLQ, encoded by the coding sequence ATGGTGCCTTATAGTTGTGTATCCGGCCGGTGCGGAAGCTGCCGTGGCTACCTGTACAAAGGGAAACATATGGATGGCTTACAATGA
- a CDS encoding Gfo/Idh/MocA family protein yields the protein MKREKLRVGMIGGGKDAFIGAVHRLGLNMDGQIELCCGALSEHPDVARESGRMLYLPEDRIYTSYEEMIKKERELPEDRRMHFVSIVTPNFVHFAPAMMALEHGFHVVIEKPMVFSLDEAKQLQQKVNETGLLLCLTHTYTGYPMVKQARQMVAEGAFGKIRKVYVEYPQGWLSRLTEREGNAQAAWRTDPSKSGKSGCMGDIGTHAANLAEYITGLKISKICADLNTVVEGRRLDDDGALLLKFDNGASGVLIASQVAAGEENALKIKVYGEKGGLEWHQQEPNTMLVKWLDAPTQMYRTGSGYMGDYAKHNTRTPAGHPEGYLEAFANHYKNFAQTLQAKLNNEVPSKESLDFPTVEDGVRGMAFIDNVVASAQSEQKWWDFQV from the coding sequence ATGAAAAGAGAGAAATTGCGTGTGGGTATGATTGGCGGTGGTAAAGATGCTTTTATTGGTGCTGTGCACCGCCTCGGTTTAAATATGGACGGACAAATTGAATTGTGCTGCGGTGCATTGAGCGAGCATCCTGATGTTGCCAGGGAATCCGGCAGGATGCTGTACCTGCCCGAAGACCGTATTTATACCAGCTATGAAGAAATGATTAAAAAAGAACGGGAACTGCCGGAAGACAGGCGCATGCATTTTGTATCCATTGTAACTCCCAATTTTGTGCACTTTGCGCCGGCTATGATGGCCCTGGAGCACGGCTTTCATGTGGTAATTGAAAAACCAATGGTATTTAGTCTTGACGAAGCAAAACAATTGCAGCAAAAAGTAAACGAAACCGGACTGCTGCTTTGCTTAACCCATACGTATACGGGCTACCCAATGGTAAAACAGGCGCGCCAGATGGTGGCTGAGGGCGCTTTTGGAAAAATAAGAAAAGTGTATGTGGAATACCCGCAGGGCTGGCTGAGCCGGCTTACGGAGCGGGAAGGCAATGCGCAGGCTGCCTGGCGCACTGATCCCAGTAAAAGCGGTAAGAGCGGTTGTATGGGCGATATAGGCACCCATGCCGCAAATCTTGCTGAATATATTACGGGTTTAAAGATCTCTAAGATCTGCGCAGACCTGAACACGGTTGTGGAAGGCCGCAGGCTGGATGATGACGGGGCCCTGCTGTTAAAGTTTGACAACGGGGCATCGGGGGTGCTGATTGCCAGCCAGGTGGCTGCCGGTGAGGAGAATGCTTTAAAGATAAAGGTGTATGGAGAAAAAGGCGGGCTGGAATGGCACCAGCAGGAACCCAATACCATGCTGGTAAAATGGCTGGATGCACCTACACAAATGTATCGTACCGGCAGCGGATATATGGGCGATTATGCGAAACATAATACCCGTACACCTGCCGGGCATCCCGAGGGGTACCTTGAAGCTTTTGCCAATCACTATAAAAATTTTGCACAGACATTACAGGCTAAACTGAACAACGAGGTTCCTTCAAAAGAAAGCCTCGATTTTCCTACTGTAGAAGATGGGGTACGTGGAATGGCCTTTATTGATAATGTGGTGGCTTCAGCGCAGTCTGAGCAAAAATGGTGGGACTTTCAGGTATAG
- a CDS encoding transposase — protein MQAHPKLELYFLPPYNPELNAVERAWWYMRKKTTHNRLVKNLKERKIAF, from the coding sequence GTGCAAGCCCATCCCAAATTGGAATTGTATTTTTTACCTCCATACAACCCTGAACTGAATGCTGTAGAAAGAGCCTGGTGGTATATGAGAAAGAAAACAACACACAACCGGCTTGTTAAAAACCTAAAAGAACGAAAAATAGCATTTTGA
- a CDS encoding L,D-transpeptidase, with translation MIACQQPHKKSTNTPPVAVDTAAEKLPPAQPELPRLTYSFIKKKVWQSMKDSFPGAAHLDILTAINRTDSAHIRNLDSILVPSDYSLPLTAYLPFPTEAGFLSDVHKIIVFSIPAQAFAAYENGKLVWTGQTNSGRKTKPTPPRLYFTNWKARQTISTVSDEWKLKWNFNIHNTWGIGFHEYGLPGYPASHSCMRLQEKDAKFLYYWADQWILKGNQLLACGTPVVVYGTYPFSQPRPWFRLADDPSALTISAGLLKNQVAPYIPEIIKRQQQRDSVITGI, from the coding sequence TTGATAGCATGTCAGCAGCCCCATAAAAAAAGCACCAATACCCCACCGGTAGCCGTGGATACCGCCGCTGAAAAGCTACCCCCGGCACAACCGGAGCTTCCCCGGCTTACCTACTCTTTTATAAAAAAGAAAGTATGGCAATCCATGAAAGACAGTTTTCCGGGAGCCGCGCATCTTGATATCCTGACGGCAATTAACAGAACGGATTCTGCTCATATACGTAACCTGGACAGCATTCTGGTACCAAGCGATTATTCATTGCCGCTAACAGCCTATCTGCCTTTCCCAACGGAGGCCGGTTTTTTAAGCGATGTTCATAAAATCATTGTATTTTCTATACCCGCACAGGCCTTTGCTGCCTATGAGAACGGGAAACTGGTGTGGACAGGGCAAACCAATAGCGGGCGTAAAACAAAGCCCACCCCACCCCGTTTGTATTTTACCAACTGGAAGGCCAGGCAAACCATCAGCACGGTCAGTGACGAGTGGAAGCTGAAATGGAATTTTAATATACACAACACCTGGGGCATCGGGTTTCATGAATACGGGCTGCCAGGCTATCCTGCTTCTCACAGTTGTATGCGTTTACAGGAAAAAGATGCAAAATTCCTGTATTACTGGGCCGATCAGTGGATCCTTAAAGGCAATCAGTTACTTGCCTGCGGAACACCTGTAGTGGTTTATGGCACTTATCCCTTCAGTCAGCCCCGCCCCTGGTTCCGGCTGGCCGATGATCCGTCTGCATTAACCATTTCCGCCGGCCTTCTCAAAAATCAGGTAGCACCTTATATTCCGGAAATAATAAAGAGACAGCAGCAAAGGGATTCTGTAATAACAGGCATCTGA
- a CDS encoding helix-turn-helix domain-containing protein, with translation MAKPVLKIQGYQPEDIKALLRKDERYTIGLRLYAIYQVSLGQPSRKLEELYNTSFKQITNWVHRFEQEGIEGLKDKRGRGRKSKLDEEQLERIKQLLLNESPIDFGFNTATWTGPLVIDWIRKYFGLEYKKAQIYNILKSLGFSYQKEREYSRKQAKRSRKPLKKG, from the coding sequence ATGGCCAAACCAGTATTAAAGATTCAAGGATATCAACCTGAAGATATTAAAGCTTTATTGAGAAAAGACGAGCGTTATACAATTGGACTACGTTTGTACGCGATCTACCAGGTTTCATTAGGCCAACCCAGCCGGAAGTTAGAAGAGCTGTACAATACCAGTTTTAAACAAATTACAAATTGGGTGCATCGTTTCGAACAGGAAGGGATAGAAGGTTTGAAAGATAAAAGAGGTCGGGGCCGCAAGTCAAAGCTTGATGAGGAGCAATTAGAAAGGATAAAGCAACTACTTTTAAATGAATCACCGATTGATTTTGGCTTCAATACAGCTACATGGACCGGCCCCCTGGTAATAGATTGGATCAGAAAGTATTTTGGATTGGAGTATAAGAAGGCCCAGATCTACAACATCCTAAAATCGCTGGGCTTCAGTTATCAAAAGGAAAGGGAATATTCCCGGAAGCAGGCCAAGAGAAGCAGGAAGCCTTTAAAAAAGGGTTAA